One stretch of Commensalibacter melissae DNA includes these proteins:
- the minC gene encoding septum site-determining protein MinC has translation MHHSSHSLPPLRIRGRSFLALVLSPKAPLVNWLQSLDEQIKRSSQFFYGKPVILNLELLTGDEEGLEKLYHELLGRNIQIISMEGLPSNPSALKDWPRNFILTGGKNIDNLNPPIDSPAKNQSVPCYITDDPVRSGQSIFFPEGDIIVVNSVASGAEISAGGSIHVYGALRGRAIAGISGQPNARIFTSHMAAELLAIDGYYMTAEEIPEAFNNKSAQVFLKENVITVTNLTKTR, from the coding sequence GTGCATCATTCTTCGCATTCACTGCCCCCCTTACGGATCCGAGGCCGTTCGTTTTTGGCACTGGTTCTTTCACCAAAAGCCCCTCTTGTAAATTGGTTACAAAGCCTAGACGAACAAATTAAACGTTCTTCACAATTTTTCTATGGCAAACCTGTTATTCTCAATCTTGAACTCTTGACGGGCGATGAAGAAGGATTGGAAAAACTTTATCATGAACTTTTAGGCAGAAATATTCAGATTATCAGTATGGAAGGATTGCCATCCAACCCTTCTGCATTAAAGGACTGGCCTAGAAATTTCATTCTTACAGGAGGAAAGAATATCGACAATTTAAATCCCCCGATCGATTCTCCAGCTAAAAATCAATCCGTTCCTTGCTATATTACTGATGATCCCGTTCGATCAGGACAAAGCATTTTTTTTCCGGAAGGGGATATAATTGTTGTTAATTCTGTTGCATCGGGAGCGGAAATTAGCGCCGGTGGATCCATTCATGTTTACGGCGCCCTGCGGGGACGCGCTATTGCCGGTATAAGTGGACAACCCAATGCCAGAATATTCACCAGTCATATGGCAGCAGAACTATTGGCTATTGATGGATATTACATGACAGCAGAAGAAATTCCAGAGGCTTTTAACAATAAATCTGCACAGGTTTTTTTAAAAGAGAATGTTATTACTGTAACTAATCTAACAAAAACAAGGTAA